One Notolabrus celidotus isolate fNotCel1 chromosome 18, fNotCel1.pri, whole genome shotgun sequence DNA window includes the following coding sequences:
- the itgb3b gene encoding integrin beta-3b isoform X2, translating into MSSFHSWARWQAPSSQRGCTRMGALPATRTVWILLFTGITLVYGSNVCTSRGASTCKQCLAVHPSCAWCFQEEFGQGVAGASRCDLKSNLVAAGCAPSGLESPNSKLQVLEDRPLSNKAAGATQDVTQIKPQRLSINLRPDDAKRFTVKVRQVEDYPVDLYYLMDLSYSMNDDLFRLRTLGKGLAEAMNRTTSNLRMGFGAFVDKPLSPYMYISPKEAVKNPCYSINTTCLPQFGYKHVLTLTEEVARFTEEVKKQMVSRNRDAPEGGFDAIIQAAVCKEQIGWRPGASHLLIFTSDAKTHVALDGRLSGIVQPHDGKCHLNSDNMYNMSTTMDYPSLALITEKMSENNINLIFAVTNPVVPLYQNYSELIPGTTVGILSNDSGNVIQLILKAYAKIRSKVELELQDVPEELSLSFNATCLNGELIPGLKSCSGLKIGDTVSFSVEARARGCPKQKKKTFIIKPVGFKDSLSITVTFECDCKCQNKAQPNSPKCNQGNGTYECGICLCHPGRLGPHCECAEGDYNPTEQDRCSGPSGSGGPQSAICSGRGDCVCGQCVCHNSDFGKVWGKLCECDDFNCLRYKGELCSGHGICNCGFCQCAPDWQGENCNCSRRTDTCMSNVGLLCSGRGQCVCGACECTQPGAYGATCDKCPTCPDACTMKKECVECKHFKRGTLFEDNTCSRICKDEIVLVDELVLHDTNAVNCTYKDQDDCLERFQYYEDSSGKSILFVVKEPDCPKGPDVLVVLLSVAGAILFLGLAALLIWKLLVTIHDRREFAKFEEERARAKWDTGHNPLYKGATSTFTNITYRGKD; encoded by the exons ATGTCCTC TTTCCACAGCTGGGCTCGTTGGCAGGCTCCGTCCTCACAGAGAGGCTGCACCAGGATGGGTGCTCTCCCGGCGACAAGGACTGTATGGATCTTATTATTTACTGGAATTACATTGGTTTACG GTTCCAACGTCTGTACCTCCAGAGGGGCCAGCACATGTAAGCAGTGTCTGGCTGTTCACCCAAGCTGCGCGTGGTGTTTTCAAGAG GAGTTTGGACAGGGGGTTGCTGGTGCTTCTCGCTGTGATCTAAAGAGTAACCTGGTTGCAGCAGGCTGTGCTCCGTCAGGTCTTGAGTCTCCAAACAGCAAACTTCAGGTGCTTGAGGACCGGCCCCTTAGTAACAAGGCAGCAGGGGCCACACAGGATGTCACCCAGATTAAACCCCAGAGGCTAAGCATCAACCTCAGGCCAG ATGATGCAAAACGCTTCACAGTAAAGGTGCGTCAGGTAGAGGACTACCCAGTGGATCTCTACTACCTCATGGATCTCTCCTACTCCATGAACGATGATCTTTTTCGTCTGAGGACTCTGGGTAAAGGTCTGGCGGAGGCCATGAACCGCACCACTAGCAACCTTCGTATGGGCTTTGGGGCTTTCGTGGACAAGCCGCTCTCACCTTACATGTATATCTCCCCCAAAGAGGCTGTGAAGAACCCCTGCTACAG CATCAACACCACCTGCCTGCCCCAGTTTGGCTACAAACATGTTCTGACCCTGACGGAGGAGGTAGCCCGCTTcacagaggaggtgaagaagcaGATGGTGTCAAGGAACCGAGATGCCCCAGAGGGAGGTTTCGACGCCATCATCCAGGCCGCTGTTTGCAAA GAGCAGATTGGGTGGCGTCCCGGTGCATCCCACCTTCTGATCTTCACCTCAGATGCTAAGACTCATGTAGCTCTGGATGGCCGTCTCTCTGGAATCGTGCAGCCCCACGATGGAAAGTGCCACCTCAATTCTGACAATATGTACAACATGTCCACAACTATG GATTACCCATCACTGGCTTTGATCACAGAGAAGATGTCAGAGAACAACATCAACCTCATCTTTGCCGTCACCAACCCTGTGGTTCCTCTTTACCAG AACTACAGCGAGTTGATTCCAGGCACCACAGTAGGAATACTGTCTAATGACTCGGGCAATGTTATTCAGCTCATACTGAAGGCCTATGCT AAAATCCGTTCCAAAGTGGAGCTGGAGCTTCAAGACGTCCCGGAGGAACTGTCCTTGTCCTTTAATGCCACCTGTCTGAACGGAGAGCTCATTCCAGGCCTCAAATCCTGCTCTGGTCTGAAGATAGGAGACACA GTCTCTTTTAGTGTGGAAGCCAGAGCCCGTGGTTGCcccaaacagaagaagaaaaccttCATCATAAAACCTGTGGGCTTTAAGGACTCTCTTTCCATCACAGTCACTTTTGAATGCGACTGCAAGTGCCAGAATAAAGCCCAGCCCAATAGCCCCAAGTGTAACCAAGGCAATGGCACCTACGAGTGTGGCATCTGCCTGTGCCACCCGGGTCGCTTGGGGCCGCACTGTGAGTGTGCAGAGGGAGATTATAATcccacagagcaggaccgctgcAGTGGACCCTCCGGCTCTGGAGGACCTCAGTCTGCCATCTGCAGCGGTCgaggagactgtgtgtgtggccAGTGTGTTTGCCACAATAGTGACTTCGGAAAAGTTTGGGGaaagctgtgtgagtgtgacgaCTTCAACTGCCTGCGCTATAAGGGAGAACTGTGCTCAG GCCATGGCATCTGCAACTGTGGCTTCTGCCAGTGTGCACCAGACTGGCAGGGTGAGAACTGTAACTGCTCCAGGCGCACTGACACCTGTATGTCCAACGTGGGTCTGCTTTGCAGTGGGAgaggccagtgtgtgtgtggagcctGTGAGTGCACGCAACCTGGTGCTTATGGGGCCACATGTGACAAATGCCCCACCTGCCCTGATGCCTGCACTATGAAGAA GGAGTGTGTGGAGTGTAAGCACTTCAAGAGGGGAACGCTGTTTGAGGACAACACCTGCTCTCGGATCTGCAAGGATGAAATTGTGCTCGTTGATGAATTAG TGCTTCATGATACAAATGCTGTGAACTGTACCTACAAGGATCAAGATGATTGCCTGGAGCGTTTCCAGTACTACGAGGACAGCAGTGGCAAGTCCATACTGTTTGTTGTCAAAGAGCCAG
- the itgb3b gene encoding integrin beta-3b isoform X1, whose protein sequence is MSSFHSWARWQAPSSQRGCTRMGALPATRTVWILLFTGITLVYGINPLLVTGSNVCTSRGASTCKQCLAVHPSCAWCFQEEFGQGVAGASRCDLKSNLVAAGCAPSGLESPNSKLQVLEDRPLSNKAAGATQDVTQIKPQRLSINLRPDDAKRFTVKVRQVEDYPVDLYYLMDLSYSMNDDLFRLRTLGKGLAEAMNRTTSNLRMGFGAFVDKPLSPYMYISPKEAVKNPCYSINTTCLPQFGYKHVLTLTEEVARFTEEVKKQMVSRNRDAPEGGFDAIIQAAVCKEQIGWRPGASHLLIFTSDAKTHVALDGRLSGIVQPHDGKCHLNSDNMYNMSTTMDYPSLALITEKMSENNINLIFAVTNPVVPLYQNYSELIPGTTVGILSNDSGNVIQLILKAYAKIRSKVELELQDVPEELSLSFNATCLNGELIPGLKSCSGLKIGDTVSFSVEARARGCPKQKKKTFIIKPVGFKDSLSITVTFECDCKCQNKAQPNSPKCNQGNGTYECGICLCHPGRLGPHCECAEGDYNPTEQDRCSGPSGSGGPQSAICSGRGDCVCGQCVCHNSDFGKVWGKLCECDDFNCLRYKGELCSGHGICNCGFCQCAPDWQGENCNCSRRTDTCMSNVGLLCSGRGQCVCGACECTQPGAYGATCDKCPTCPDACTMKKECVECKHFKRGTLFEDNTCSRICKDEIVLVDELVLHDTNAVNCTYKDQDDCLERFQYYEDSSGKSILFVVKEPDCPKGPDVLVVLLSVAGAILFLGLAALLIWKLLVTIHDRREFAKFEEERARAKWDTGHNPLYKGATSTFTNITYRGKD, encoded by the exons ATGTCCTC TTTCCACAGCTGGGCTCGTTGGCAGGCTCCGTCCTCACAGAGAGGCTGCACCAGGATGGGTGCTCTCCCGGCGACAAGGACTGTATGGATCTTATTATTTACTGGAATTACATTGGTTTACG GGATAAATCCCCTTTTGGTTACAGGTTCCAACGTCTGTACCTCCAGAGGGGCCAGCACATGTAAGCAGTGTCTGGCTGTTCACCCAAGCTGCGCGTGGTGTTTTCAAGAG GAGTTTGGACAGGGGGTTGCTGGTGCTTCTCGCTGTGATCTAAAGAGTAACCTGGTTGCAGCAGGCTGTGCTCCGTCAGGTCTTGAGTCTCCAAACAGCAAACTTCAGGTGCTTGAGGACCGGCCCCTTAGTAACAAGGCAGCAGGGGCCACACAGGATGTCACCCAGATTAAACCCCAGAGGCTAAGCATCAACCTCAGGCCAG ATGATGCAAAACGCTTCACAGTAAAGGTGCGTCAGGTAGAGGACTACCCAGTGGATCTCTACTACCTCATGGATCTCTCCTACTCCATGAACGATGATCTTTTTCGTCTGAGGACTCTGGGTAAAGGTCTGGCGGAGGCCATGAACCGCACCACTAGCAACCTTCGTATGGGCTTTGGGGCTTTCGTGGACAAGCCGCTCTCACCTTACATGTATATCTCCCCCAAAGAGGCTGTGAAGAACCCCTGCTACAG CATCAACACCACCTGCCTGCCCCAGTTTGGCTACAAACATGTTCTGACCCTGACGGAGGAGGTAGCCCGCTTcacagaggaggtgaagaagcaGATGGTGTCAAGGAACCGAGATGCCCCAGAGGGAGGTTTCGACGCCATCATCCAGGCCGCTGTTTGCAAA GAGCAGATTGGGTGGCGTCCCGGTGCATCCCACCTTCTGATCTTCACCTCAGATGCTAAGACTCATGTAGCTCTGGATGGCCGTCTCTCTGGAATCGTGCAGCCCCACGATGGAAAGTGCCACCTCAATTCTGACAATATGTACAACATGTCCACAACTATG GATTACCCATCACTGGCTTTGATCACAGAGAAGATGTCAGAGAACAACATCAACCTCATCTTTGCCGTCACCAACCCTGTGGTTCCTCTTTACCAG AACTACAGCGAGTTGATTCCAGGCACCACAGTAGGAATACTGTCTAATGACTCGGGCAATGTTATTCAGCTCATACTGAAGGCCTATGCT AAAATCCGTTCCAAAGTGGAGCTGGAGCTTCAAGACGTCCCGGAGGAACTGTCCTTGTCCTTTAATGCCACCTGTCTGAACGGAGAGCTCATTCCAGGCCTCAAATCCTGCTCTGGTCTGAAGATAGGAGACACA GTCTCTTTTAGTGTGGAAGCCAGAGCCCGTGGTTGCcccaaacagaagaagaaaaccttCATCATAAAACCTGTGGGCTTTAAGGACTCTCTTTCCATCACAGTCACTTTTGAATGCGACTGCAAGTGCCAGAATAAAGCCCAGCCCAATAGCCCCAAGTGTAACCAAGGCAATGGCACCTACGAGTGTGGCATCTGCCTGTGCCACCCGGGTCGCTTGGGGCCGCACTGTGAGTGTGCAGAGGGAGATTATAATcccacagagcaggaccgctgcAGTGGACCCTCCGGCTCTGGAGGACCTCAGTCTGCCATCTGCAGCGGTCgaggagactgtgtgtgtggccAGTGTGTTTGCCACAATAGTGACTTCGGAAAAGTTTGGGGaaagctgtgtgagtgtgacgaCTTCAACTGCCTGCGCTATAAGGGAGAACTGTGCTCAG GCCATGGCATCTGCAACTGTGGCTTCTGCCAGTGTGCACCAGACTGGCAGGGTGAGAACTGTAACTGCTCCAGGCGCACTGACACCTGTATGTCCAACGTGGGTCTGCTTTGCAGTGGGAgaggccagtgtgtgtgtggagcctGTGAGTGCACGCAACCTGGTGCTTATGGGGCCACATGTGACAAATGCCCCACCTGCCCTGATGCCTGCACTATGAAGAA GGAGTGTGTGGAGTGTAAGCACTTCAAGAGGGGAACGCTGTTTGAGGACAACACCTGCTCTCGGATCTGCAAGGATGAAATTGTGCTCGTTGATGAATTAG TGCTTCATGATACAAATGCTGTGAACTGTACCTACAAGGATCAAGATGATTGCCTGGAGCGTTTCCAGTACTACGAGGACAGCAGTGGCAAGTCCATACTGTTTGTTGTCAAAGAGCCAG